Part of the Tetragenococcus koreensis genome, TTTTGCAGAAATTGTCGAAGGTGCAGATAGCGATGTAGTGGTTATTGACACAGCACCAACGGGTCATACGTTATTATTGCTAGACTCCACTCAAAGCTATCATAAGGAAATTGAACATTCAGCAGGTAATGTTCCTGAGTCAGTCCAAAAATTGCTACCTAAACTGCAAAACGGCAAAGAAACCGAAGTTGTGATGGTGACTTTGCCGGAAGCAACACCAGTTTATGAATCGTCTCGTCTAAAAGAAGATTTGGAAAGAGCAGGAATTGCTCGTACGTGGTGGGTTGTAAACAATAGTATGCTTTCAAGTGGTACAACCAATCCGATGCTTTTAGCACGAGCTCAAAACGAGAGCACCTGGATAGACAGAGTAGCTGAGCTTTCTAATAACCATCATGCGGTAATTGAATGGAAGGCAGAAGAACTTGCTGGAGATGCACTAAGAGCAGTTTTATAATAGTAAATGAGAAATTTTTTTAAAAAAAATTAGTTTGAATTTACCCATTTTACGTAAAAGATCGTGCAATCTATGTTATTTTATTGGTTTTTCCTTTTGAACAATTATTAGGGGCTTCTTTTACGAAAATAAGACACACAAATAGCACGCACAGAATAATATGCGTTTTTTAAAAATATTCAATGAACGCTTCACACAGCGAGCGCAAGTTGATGAGCCCTGGGTCGTTTTTTCACCCTTTTATAGGCTTGAATGCCCGTCGAATCAAATCGGAGAATCTCGGCCAGCCCTCGAATGAAGCGGTACAGCTTCAAGCGGATCTTTTGGTCCGAAAATGTGGCTTTGGCGCGATGAAGCACTTGTTTGACATAGTACGTTTCTTTTTCTAATAATAAGCTATGATGCCCGATCAAATAACTCACTAAGCAATGGATCAAGCGTAAGCTATTGAGGTGGAGCGTACGTACTTTCTCTAAGTGATATTCTTGTTTTTGGACACGAAAATTCTCTTCAATCCGCCAACGCGTAATATAAGCTTTGACGATCGCTAAGACGTCTTCTTTGTTCTTAATGGGTTTATTCGTTAATAATTTCATGGGCTTTTGGCCGTAGCCATAGACGACCACCATATTCAGCGGGACCTTAGAGAGACACGGAAGTTCTACGGGAATATGAGAGACTTTCAATGCATATTTCTTGCCTTTAATGGTCGAAGAAAAAGTGATCTTCCCTTTTCTTCTTAACGCTAATTCGGGCACCTTGATCCGTTTATTCTGATACTTTAGGTAGCGCTTATCTTGGAGCCGAACGATAAAGGAATCGTCTTGCTTATGCATAAATGTAAACATATCATTACTGTCGTAACCACGATCCATAACGAGCGTATAGGTTTTTTCTTGAAATAAACGCTTCACCAGGTTTAATCCTTTATAGGTTTCCACATTGGTACTGTCAAAATATTCTTCCGCAACCGAAAACAAGTGGGAACAAATCGGGATCGGATGTTTCGTCTTGGGAGAAGCAATTGAGATGTTAGCCGACATATAGCCTTTTTCTGTGCCACCACGAGACCCATCATGAACACGAGCGAGCGCTTCAAATTGTTCGCCGTAAGGCTTCGTGATATCGGAGTTATCGACGATGACCAGCATATCTTCCTGCAAATGAGGTTGAACCGTTTGTAAATAATTTTGGTGCAAGGGATGAAAATCGTCAAAATCCGCCCCACGACGGGACAAACGTTTCACGGTATAAAGAAGACGCGTATCCTCTTCTAAAGCGCGTGCGATATCAGATAGGAGCGGGGACTGGCTTTTGACCATGCCAAAAATCATATCGAATATAAATTTTTGATCCGGTTTGGCCAATCCTTGCGCGAGTTTCTGGGAAAATTGAAAAAAATCTCGTTTTACTTGATAAATATCGGTCGGATTCATGGTATAATACACCTAGCCTTTCGTTATTTATGGTTTGTTTTGGTGCAACTTAATAATACCATAGCGGAAGGCTTTTTGTGTCCACAGATTGGTCTTGTGGATAAAGAAAAACCGTGCCGTTGCCCAGTTTTCCACTGGGGATAACGGTGCGGTTTTCTTTTATTGGATAGGCCCTTCAGATTTTGGGTAAATTCAAAAAAATTAGTGGTTGACAAAGCATAGATAAAGTTCTATATTATGCATAGATAAGCATCTATGTGGAGGTGGAACTGTGGACTATTTAAGATTATCAAAAATTATGAAAGCTATTGCTGACCCAAACCGACTTCAGATCTTAGATATGATTTCAACTGGCGAAAAATGCGCTTGTGATATTTTAGATGACTTTGAATTTACTCAACCAACGTTGTCACATCATATGAAAGTATTGATCGAAGCAGGGATTGTGACAGCTCGTAAAGAAGGGAAATGGCATTACTATTCTCTAGTTATAGAAAATGTTGACCAATTCCAAAAAGTTATAAATCAAATTTTTAAAACGAATTTAAAAGAAGGAGCTATGTAAAAATGAGTAAAATATCGTTATATGAACCAGCAATGTGTTGTGATACCGGAGTATGTGGCCCAGGCGTGGATACGGAGTTATTACGTATGTCTTCTGTTGTTCAAACACTTGAAAATACAGATGATGTAGAAGTCGAACGTTTTAACTTAACGAATAATCCAGGTGCATTTGTCGAAAATGCGAAAATTGGAGACTTATTACAAACTAAGGGAGCAGAAATTTTACCGGTTGTCTTGCTAGATGGTGAAATAGTAAAAATGGCGGGTTATCCATCAAATGATGAGTTTGCTGTCTACACAGGTGTTAATTTATCTGAAGATAAGCAAGAAAAACAAGAAAATAGTTGCTGCTCTTCCATCTAGTGGATGCTGTTAAAAATTTCAAAAAGCTTGTGGGGTTTCCCTCATGAGCTTTTTTTATGTTAACTATTGACATTAGATAGACAAGTGTCTATATTATATATAGAAAAACTTCTATGTATGGAGGGATGAAATTGGATTACAGATTAACTGCAAAGGTTTTTAAGGCTTTAGGGGATCAAAAAAGGGTTCAAATTGTGGATATGCTATCTTGTGGGGAAATGTGTGCGTGCGATTTATTAGAACGTTTTAACTTTACTCAGCCTACTTTATCACATCATATGAAGGTATTGATCAATGCAGGCATTGTCCAAACGAGAAAAACAGGAACATGGCATAATTACTCATTAAATGAAGAGAATATGAAGTTTCTTTCTGGCATTATTCAAAACTTGATCCAAAATACTGAAGATTGTAGCTGTCATACAATGGAAAAAAGTGACTGTTCCTTTAGCGCTGAAAGTCAAGAGAAAACGATAGAACAAACGACAACTATTTAACAAGTATATAACTAATTTTTGGGAGGAAAAAAAGACATGCAACGTTATCAGCCAGATAAATTAAATTTAACCAAATATCTTTTTTTTACAGGTAAAGGAGGAGTTGGTAAAACAACGACTGCTTGCGGTACGGCTACTTATTTAGCAGATAGAGGGAATAATGTAATGCTTGTAAGCACTGATCCTGCTAGTAATTTACAAGATGTTTTTCAGACAGAATTAACAAATAAAGGAAAAGAAATCCCGTCAGTTCCTGGTTTAACAGTGGCAAACTTTGACCCAGTGACTGCAGCTGAGGATTATAAAGAAAGCGTAGTTGGTCCGTTTAGAGGTAAACTACCTGATTCAGCTGTAGCAAATATGGAGGAACAATTATCTGGTTCTTGCACGGTTGAAATTGCTGCATTTAATGAATTTTCTGGCTTTTTAACCGACCCTGAAGCTGAAAAAAAGTATGATTATATTATTTTTGATACAGCGCCAACGGGCCATACATTAAGAATGTTACAACTACCTTCTGCTTGGAATAATTTTATGGATGAAAATACTAAAGGTGCCTCTTGTTTAGGGCAATTGTCTGGGCTAGGAGATAAAAAAGAAACTTATGAACATGCAGTAAAAACCTTAGCTGATGAAACGAAAATAACCTTGATGTTGGTAACAAGACCGCAAAAATCTTCGCTTTTAGAAGCCAATCGTGCTGCAAAAGAATTGCAAGAAGTTGGTATTAAAAATCAAACATTGCTCGTTAATGGTGTATTGGAAAAAGCAACAGATAAAGTGTCACAGTTCATTTATGATAAACAACTAGAGGCATTATCGCAAAAACCCGAGGAATTAAAAAAATTACTTGATTACAGTATTCCTTTACGTTCTTACAATGTGACCGGAATTGAGAATTTACGTCATTTATTGGAACCTGATCAAGACGATTTTAAAGCAGAAATTATTACACCTAGAGAGTTTCCAAAACTAAAAGATATTATAACGGAATTGGATCAATCCGATAAGAAAGTAATTTTCACGATGGGAAAAGGCGGAGTTGGTAAAACGACGATCGCTGCCGCTATTGCAACAGGTTTAGCGGATAAAGGCAAGAAAGTTCATTTAGCTACAACGGATCCAGCTGCACATTTACAATTTGTTATTTCAGATTCTGATCAAATCAAAGTAAGTCACATCGATGAAGATAAAGAACTAGCAGCTTATAAAGAAGAAGTGTTGAGCAAAGCACGTGAAACCATGTCACACGAGGACATCGCTTATGTACAAGAAGACCTGCGTTCTCCTTGTACACAAGAAATAGCTGTTTTTAGAGCTTTTGCAGAAATTGTCGATGATGCTGATTGTGATGTAGTAGTGATTGATACAGCACCAACGGGTCATACGCTACTTTTGCTTGATTCCACGCAAAGTTATCATAAAGAAGTAGAAAGAACCTCTGGCGAAGTACCAGAGTCAGTAAAACGGCTTTTACCTCGTTTGCAAAATAGCCAAGAAACTGAAGTAGTGATGGTGACTTTGCCAGAAACAACGCCTGTTTATGAATCCGTGAGATTACAAAAAGATTTAGATAGAGCAGGAATTGCACACACTTGGTGGGTCACAAACAACAGTATGTTAACAAGTG contains:
- a CDS encoding transposase → MNPTDIYQVKRDFFQFSQKLAQGLAKPDQKFIFDMIFGMVKSQSPLLSDIARALEEDTRLLYTVKRLSRRGADFDDFHPLHQNYLQTVQPHLQEDMLVIVDNSDITKPYGEQFEALARVHDGSRGGTEKGYMSANISIASPKTKHPIPICSHLFSVAEEYFDSTNVETYKGLNLVKRLFQEKTYTLVMDRGYDSNDMFTFMHKQDDSFIVRLQDKRYLKYQNKRIKVPELALRRKGKITFSSTIKGKKYALKVSHIPVELPCLSKVPLNMVVVYGYGQKPMKLLTNKPIKNKEDVLAIVKAYITRWRIEENFRVQKQEYHLEKVRTLHLNSLRLIHCLVSYLIGHHSLLLEKETYYVKQVLHRAKATFSDQKIRLKLYRFIRGLAEILRFDSTGIQAYKRVKKRPRAHQLALAV
- a CDS encoding ArsR/SmtB family transcription factor, whose translation is MDYLRLSKIMKAIADPNRLQILDMISTGEKCACDILDDFEFTQPTLSHHMKVLIEAGIVTARKEGKWHYYSLVIENVDQFQKVINQIFKTNLKEGAM
- a CDS encoding ArsR/SmtB family transcription factor; translation: MDYRLTAKVFKALGDQKRVQIVDMLSCGEMCACDLLERFNFTQPTLSHHMKVLINAGIVQTRKTGTWHNYSLNEENMKFLSGIIQNLIQNTEDCSCHTMEKSDCSFSAESQEKTIEQTTTI
- the arsA gene encoding arsenical pump-driving ATPase; this encodes MQRYQPDKLNLTKYLFFTGKGGVGKTTTACGTATYLADRGNNVMLVSTDPASNLQDVFQTELTNKGKEIPSVPGLTVANFDPVTAAEDYKESVVGPFRGKLPDSAVANMEEQLSGSCTVEIAAFNEFSGFLTDPEAEKKYDYIIFDTAPTGHTLRMLQLPSAWNNFMDENTKGASCLGQLSGLGDKKETYEHAVKTLADETKITLMLVTRPQKSSLLEANRAAKELQEVGIKNQTLLVNGVLEKATDKVSQFIYDKQLEALSQKPEELKKLLDYSIPLRSYNVTGIENLRHLLEPDQDDFKAEIITPREFPKLKDIITELDQSDKKVIFTMGKGGVGKTTIAAAIATGLADKGKKVHLATTDPAAHLQFVISDSDQIKVSHIDEDKELAAYKEEVLSKARETMSHEDIAYVQEDLRSPCTQEIAVFRAFAEIVDDADCDVVVIDTAPTGHTLLLLDSTQSYHKEVERTSGEVPESVKRLLPRLQNSQETEVVMVTLPETTPVYESVRLQKDLDRAGIAHTWWVTNNSMLTSGTTNPMLMARAQSENTWIDKVADLSDDHYAVVEWHPEEISGAALHNILN